In one Methanoculleus horonobensis genomic region, the following are encoded:
- a CDS encoding metal-dependent transcriptional regulator has protein sequence MLPSTFEDYLEAILTIMENGGRAATLEEIAAALDTGKETAGTTVAALVEEGYLERANDDAVRLTGKGSSVAASVARKHRVLQCFLTEMLGVDEDAASREACTLEHGISDETIERLSSYMDGAHSPPGRMGHCRGRDCTLLDCKEGDTVRVAMMRGPRRHRRLLDLGIFPGEIVLIRRKLPNESVVVRVKGCDIAISPEIARSIIVESCP, from the coding sequence ATGCTTCCTTCCACGTTTGAGGATTATCTCGAAGCAATCCTCACGATCATGGAAAACGGGGGACGGGCGGCGACGCTGGAAGAGATAGCAGCAGCCCTCGATACCGGGAAGGAGACCGCCGGGACGACCGTCGCCGCTCTGGTCGAGGAAGGATACCTGGAGCGGGCGAACGACGATGCCGTCAGGCTTACCGGGAAGGGTTCGTCGGTAGCGGCGAGCGTGGCGCGGAAGCACCGCGTTCTCCAGTGTTTTTTGACGGAGATGCTCGGCGTCGATGAGGACGCGGCAAGCAGGGAGGCCTGCACGCTCGAGCACGGGATCTCCGACGAGACCATCGAGCGGCTCTCCTCCTACATGGACGGCGCCCACTCCCCGCCGGGGCGTATGGGACACTGCCGGGGGCGGGACTGCACGCTGCTCGACTGCAAGGAAGGCGATACTGTCCGGGTGGCGATGATGCGCGGCCCGCGGCGGCACCGGAGGCTGCTCGACCTCGGCATCTTCCCCGGCGAGATCGTGCTGATCCGGCGCAAGCTCCCGAACGAGTCCGTCGTCGTCAGGGTGAAAGGCTGTGATATCGCCATCAGCCCCGAGATCGCGAGATCGATCATCGTGGAGTCGTGTCCATGA
- the polX gene encoding DNA polymerase/3'-5' exonuclease PolX, with the protein MPCRGGYPDDAPGGHQRLYGFGDEPVIMGTPERQVTNRDVTEQLAFMARLLGIAGEDQYRIAAYERAARQIDHLSFPVAGLDEEELTRIPGIGERIARQIREIAATGTFGELIDLQSAIPGSVVELLGVSGVGPKTLHVLYKKLGIRTLDDLEQAVKGHRLRVLSGFGAKKEETIKRGIEQFRKRSNRMTRPQADAVLAGVAAILPDGRYTIAGSYRRGSSTVGRLAIVVAGDRNAVAETLSTGGAVTRENDAVSVSLGGAGVDVRFAEPGRCGTALLSATGSAGFLERLGQVAAEQGYRITPDGLVERASGQLQEFATEEEVFSFLGMETVPPELREDRGEIELALRHALPDLVDLSDVRGDLHAHTTWSDGRQSLEDVAEAGERRGYEYIVITDHSSKVRAEALAKQQAEIERINRRHDCRLLSGSEVDIRSDGTLGYENRVLADLDLVIASVHSGFSQDRDVLTRRILTAMENKHVDIIGHPTGRLLGQRPAYAVDLERVIAHAATTGTALEINASPHRLDLEDIYIWHAKKEGVKLAAGTDAHRNGEFANMRYGILMARRGWCTPDDILNTLSLSALLEWTS; encoded by the coding sequence ATGCCGTGTCGTGGCGGGTACCCCGATGATGCCCCCGGCGGGCATCAACGCCTATATGGTTTCGGGGACGAACCGGTGATCATGGGAACCCCGGAGAGGCAGGTCACGAACAGGGATGTCACCGAACAACTTGCGTTCATGGCCCGCCTGCTCGGGATCGCGGGGGAGGATCAGTACCGGATCGCTGCCTACGAACGGGCGGCGCGCCAGATCGATCATCTCTCCTTCCCGGTCGCCGGGCTCGACGAGGAGGAACTCACCCGTATCCCGGGGATAGGAGAGAGGATTGCCCGGCAGATCCGCGAGATCGCCGCCACCGGTACGTTCGGGGAACTGATAGATCTCCAGTCGGCCATACCCGGATCGGTCGTCGAACTGCTCGGCGTTTCCGGGGTGGGGCCGAAGACGCTGCACGTCCTCTACAAGAAACTCGGGATCCGAACATTGGACGACCTGGAGCAGGCGGTGAAGGGGCACCGGCTCAGGGTGCTCTCCGGGTTCGGAGCAAAGAAGGAGGAGACGATCAAGCGCGGCATCGAACAGTTCCGGAAGAGGTCGAACCGGATGACCCGCCCGCAGGCCGACGCGGTGCTCGCGGGGGTGGCGGCGATCCTCCCCGACGGCCGGTACACGATTGCGGGGAGTTACCGGCGGGGGTCGAGCACTGTAGGGAGGCTCGCGATCGTCGTTGCCGGTGACCGGAACGCAGTCGCAGAGACTCTCTCCACCGGAGGTGCGGTGACCCGCGAGAACGATGCGGTCTCGGTCTCGCTCGGCGGTGCCGGGGTGGACGTCCGGTTCGCCGAACCCGGCCGGTGCGGCACGGCGCTTCTCTCCGCCACCGGCTCGGCCGGGTTCCTGGAGAGGCTCGGGCAGGTGGCGGCCGAACAGGGTTACCGGATCACGCCCGACGGCCTTGTCGAGAGAGCAAGCGGGCAACTGCAGGAGTTCGCAACCGAGGAGGAGGTCTTCTCGTTCCTCGGGATGGAGACGGTTCCGCCGGAACTCCGGGAGGATCGGGGCGAGATCGAACTTGCCCTCCGGCACGCCCTCCCCGACCTCGTCGATCTCTCCGACGTGCGGGGCGACCTCCACGCCCACACCACATGGAGCGACGGCCGCCAGTCGCTCGAAGACGTGGCGGAGGCGGGGGAGAGAAGGGGCTACGAGTACATCGTGATCACCGACCACTCTTCGAAGGTGCGGGCTGAAGCCCTTGCAAAACAGCAGGCGGAGATCGAGCGGATCAACCGGCGGCACGACTGCAGGCTCCTCTCCGGGAGCGAGGTGGATATCAGGAGCGACGGCACGCTCGGGTACGAGAACAGGGTTCTCGCCGACCTCGACCTGGTGATCGCCTCGGTTCATTCGGGGTTCTCCCAGGACCGGGACGTCCTGACCCGGCGCATCCTCACCGCGATGGAGAACAAGCACGTCGATATCATCGGTCACCCCACCGGCCGCCTGCTCGGCCAGAGACCGGCGTATGCCGTCGACCTCGAACGCGTTATAGCGCATGCGGCGACGACGGGGACGGCCCTCGAGATCAACGCATCGCCCCACAGGCTCGATCTTGAGGATATTTATATCTGGCATGCCAAGAAGGAAGGAGTGAAACTGGCTGCAGGAACGGATGCTCACAGGAACGGGGAATTTGCAAACATGCGCTACGGGATTCTCATGGCACGCCGGGGCTGGTGCACCCCGGACGACATCTTAAACACCCTCTCTCTATCCGCGCTGCTGGAGTGGACGTCATGA
- the dph5 gene encoding diphthine synthase, which yields MLTFVGLGLYDLEDISVKGLLYVRDADAVFLEAYTSRLMGTDVAAMEAFFGKKIRVLGREDVEQHPREILDCAAAGRVAFLTGGDPMVSTTHADLRLRAAAAGIETSIIHASSISSAVSGLSGLQNYRFGKSCSVPFPAKGWFPTAPIETVAANLALNLHTLVYLDIQNDRYMRVPEAIAVLEEMAEKRGIEPPALYVGIARAGSERPVVAAGTGAKLKETDFGPPLHILAVPAELHPMEREYLETFAGL from the coding sequence ATGCTGACGTTCGTGGGTCTCGGGCTCTACGACCTCGAGGATATATCGGTCAAAGGCCTTCTCTACGTTAGAGACGCCGATGCTGTCTTTTTAGAGGCGTATACCTCGCGGTTGATGGGAACGGACGTCGCTGCGATGGAAGCGTTCTTTGGGAAGAAGATCCGGGTCCTCGGCCGGGAGGACGTCGAGCAGCACCCCCGCGAGATCCTTGATTGTGCCGCTGCCGGCCGGGTGGCGTTCCTGACCGGAGGAGACCCCATGGTCTCGACGACGCATGCCGACCTCCGGTTGCGGGCGGCCGCCGCCGGGATCGAGACCTCCATCATCCACGCCTCCTCCATATCGAGCGCGGTCTCGGGCCTCTCGGGCCTGCAGAACTACCGGTTCGGAAAGTCCTGTTCGGTGCCGTTCCCCGCGAAGGGCTGGTTCCCGACGGCTCCAATCGAGACGGTCGCGGCGAATCTCGCGCTCAACCTTCATACGCTCGTCTACCTCGATATCCAGAACGATCGCTACATGCGCGTCCCGGAGGCGATCGCCGTTCTCGAGGAGATGGCGGAGAAGCGCGGCATCGAACCGCCCGCGCTCTACGTGGGGATCGCCCGGGCGGGGTCGGAGCGGCCGGTGGTTGCCGCCGGAACCGGCGCGAAGCTCAAGGAGACGGACTTCGGCCCTCCGCTCCATATCCTCGCCGTGCCGGCGGAGCTCCACCCGATGGAGCGCGAGTACCTGGAGACGTTCGCCGGCCTATGA
- a CDS encoding NusA-like transcription termination signal-binding factor: MIRTICFKERRYIEELRILTRATALDCIIDERFDRIVYLIKEGDMGLAIGRKGSNIRKMQRVLGKRIEMVEYSPQIEQFAKNVFKPADVVGVAKGDDEKLAVYISSSDLGIAIGKGGCTIEKARLLLARYFDTELGEVLTGVDAHA, encoded by the coding sequence ATGATACGAACAATATGCTTTAAAGAACGAAGATATATCGAAGAGTTGAGAATTCTTACCCGGGCGACCGCGCTGGACTGCATCATCGACGAGCGCTTCGACCGCATAGTATACCTCATAAAAGAAGGAGACATGGGTCTCGCCATCGGCCGGAAGGGGAGCAATATCCGCAAGATGCAGAGGGTTCTCGGAAAACGCATCGAGATGGTCGAATATTCCCCCCAGATCGAGCAATTCGCGAAGAACGTCTTCAAGCCTGCCGACGTCGTCGGCGTCGCGAAAGGAGACGACGAGAAACTCGCAGTATACATCAGCTCAAGCGACCTCGGCATCGCCATAGGGAAAGGCGGATGCACCATCGAGAAGGCACGGCTCCTCCTTGCCCGGTACTTCGATACCGAACTCGGCGAGGTGCTGACAGGAGTTGATGCCCATGCGTGA
- the feoB gene encoding ferrous iron transport protein B, whose product MKFALIGNPSVGKSLIFNQLTGLGVEVSNYPGTTVELQRGNTCFQREIIELVDLPGVYSLEGNSDEEGLVRRFLEQQDVDAVIVVANVTRLERNLYLLLQVAEYGLPMVVVLNMADEAAKRGLEIDPGPIHDLLGVEVILTAASQGKNIDRIIPAALAASSPSLVEIPYDHHIEAAVRSLGKMFEADRKESVRGLLGFGDNPELLEAARTISDEIESRHRMTVAQIIAANRHNFAHKIADLTLKEEAELPQTDPDSILTRLIPGMPILLSILIGMLLFVFIAGSFLEGIIVEFFEIYAMQPFIELGLPPLAEELGVSILLALQAGLGIAFPYVFLFYIIISVLEDSGYMTRAAFLADNAMHRVGMHGGAVIPLTLAFGCNVPAIMSIRLLRSRRERIIASFLVTMVPCSARTVIIAGIVASFVGIAAAFSVYAIIVVLILATGLVLSRVTPGERFGMIMEMVPLRWPDPKLVMKKSWSRLSEFLFIAMPLLLVGSVVLGLLEFFGVMTIFEGLIEPYTMALLGLPGYSATALIFGILRKEMAFETLAILAGTADLGAVLSSLQLYIFAVVTVLFVPCLATITVLLREVGSRITLGITVYTVALGLLIGGLIHYLLA is encoded by the coding sequence ATGAAGTTCGCGCTGATCGGCAACCCCAGTGTCGGCAAATCCCTCATCTTCAACCAGCTCACCGGCCTCGGGGTCGAGGTGAGCAACTACCCCGGAACCACCGTCGAGCTGCAGCGGGGCAACACCTGTTTCCAGCGCGAGATCATCGAACTCGTTGACCTGCCCGGGGTCTACTCGCTGGAAGGGAACTCGGACGAAGAAGGTCTGGTTCGCCGGTTCCTTGAGCAGCAGGACGTCGATGCGGTCATCGTGGTGGCGAACGTCACCCGTCTCGAGCGCAACCTCTACCTTCTCCTCCAGGTGGCGGAGTACGGCCTCCCGATGGTCGTCGTGCTGAACATGGCCGACGAAGCCGCAAAACGGGGGCTTGAGATCGATCCCGGCCCGATTCACGACCTTCTCGGCGTCGAGGTGATCCTGACGGCAGCGTCGCAGGGGAAGAACATCGACCGGATCATTCCGGCGGCTCTCGCCGCTTCGAGCCCGTCGCTGGTCGAGATCCCGTACGACCACCACATCGAGGCAGCCGTTCGGAGCCTTGGGAAGATGTTTGAGGCCGACCGCAAGGAGAGCGTCCGTGGGCTCCTCGGGTTCGGCGACAACCCGGAACTGCTCGAAGCGGCGCGGACGATCTCCGATGAGATCGAGTCCCGGCACCGGATGACGGTCGCCCAGATCATCGCGGCCAACCGGCACAACTTCGCCCACAAGATCGCCGACCTCACCCTGAAAGAGGAGGCCGAACTCCCCCAGACCGATCCGGACAGCATCCTGACGCGGCTCATCCCCGGGATGCCGATCCTTCTTTCCATCCTCATCGGGATGCTCCTCTTTGTCTTTATAGCGGGATCGTTCCTCGAAGGAATAATCGTGGAGTTCTTCGAGATCTACGCGATGCAGCCGTTCATCGAGCTCGGGCTGCCGCCGCTCGCCGAAGAACTGGGGGTATCCATCCTGCTCGCGCTCCAGGCGGGTCTCGGGATAGCGTTCCCGTACGTCTTCCTCTTCTACATCATCATCTCCGTCCTCGAGGACTCCGGGTACATGACCCGGGCGGCATTCCTCGCCGACAACGCGATGCACCGGGTCGGGATGCACGGCGGGGCGGTCATCCCCCTCACCCTGGCGTTCGGGTGCAACGTCCCGGCCATCATGAGCATCCGGCTCCTCCGCTCCCGGCGCGAGCGGATCATCGCCTCGTTCCTGGTCACGATGGTTCCCTGCTCCGCCCGGACGGTCATCATCGCCGGGATCGTGGCCAGTTTCGTCGGCATCGCGGCGGCGTTCAGTGTATACGCCATCATCGTCGTGCTGATCCTCGCGACCGGGCTCGTCCTCTCCCGCGTGACGCCCGGCGAGCGGTTCGGGATGATCATGGAGATGGTTCCGCTCCGCTGGCCGGACCCGAAACTGGTGATGAAGAAGTCCTGGTCGCGTCTCTCGGAGTTCCTCTTCATCGCGATGCCCCTGCTCCTCGTGGGAAGCGTCGTCCTCGGGCTCCTGGAATTCTTCGGCGTCATGACAATCTTTGAGGGGCTCATCGAGCCGTACACCATGGCCCTCCTCGGCCTTCCCGGCTACTCGGCAACGGCGCTCATCTTCGGGATCCTCCGAAAAGAGATGGCGTTCGAGACCCTTGCCATCCTCGCGGGCACCGCCGACCTCGGGGCGGTGCTCTCGTCGCTGCAGCTCTACATATTCGCGGTCGTGACCGTCCTCTTCGTCCCCTGCCTCGCGACGATAACCGTTCTCCTGCGCGAGGTCGGCTCCAGGATCACGCTCGGGATCACGGTCTACACGGTCGCCCTCGGGCTCCTGATCGGAGGTCTTATCCACTATCTCCTGGCATAA
- a CDS encoding lysylphosphatidylglycerol synthase transmembrane domain-containing protein, whose protein sequence is MKRSQWKWLLVSLSFSALVMAGVLYFTVDESTIGHLSRINPVYLILAVLLHIVSLVFWALRIKLMSASLGYRVHLTHCLNLVLANMLVAAVTPSQAGGEPVRVHELYRAGVPVGDATAVVIMERILDGIVLGALGAFAMLFLGSYWSSLASGFSGLSAMMYAAWIFVTFFVLVFVYSVKNPDYLKRALKGISRWVDRRWHLKRLENLLETIDREVDNFNRGLVKFVNHGKSGLVWGMLFTLLFWISEFVIASLLLIGLGQPAYLIESFVVQLVIAIIMMIPLTPGGSGVAEIGATSLYSLFVPSAIVGVFVLLWRLIFYYLNILLGLLSSLVIVRREFLARAKKQR, encoded by the coding sequence ATGAAGAGGTCTCAGTGGAAGTGGCTGCTCGTCTCGCTCAGTTTTAGCGCTCTTGTCATGGCGGGCGTTCTGTACTTCACCGTCGACGAGTCGACGATCGGACACCTCAGCCGGATAAACCCGGTCTACCTGATCCTTGCCGTCCTCCTTCACATCGTCTCGCTCGTCTTCTGGGCGCTCCGCATCAAGTTGATGTCGGCGTCGCTCGGCTACCGGGTACACCTCACGCACTGCCTGAACCTGGTGCTGGCGAACATGCTCGTTGCGGCGGTGACCCCCTCCCAGGCGGGCGGGGAACCGGTCAGGGTTCACGAACTCTACAGGGCAGGCGTTCCGGTCGGAGACGCCACCGCCGTCGTCATCATGGAGCGGATCCTGGATGGGATCGTTCTCGGGGCACTCGGGGCCTTCGCCATGCTCTTCCTCGGCAGTTACTGGAGCAGCCTCGCCTCGGGGTTCAGCGGGTTGAGCGCCATGATGTACGCCGCCTGGATCTTCGTCACCTTCTTCGTGCTGGTCTTCGTCTACTCCGTCAAGAACCCGGACTACCTCAAGAGAGCGCTCAAAGGGATCTCGCGGTGGGTCGACCGCCGCTGGCACTTAAAGCGGCTCGAGAACCTGCTGGAGACGATCGACCGCGAGGTGGACAACTTCAACCGGGGGCTCGTCAAGTTCGTGAACCACGGCAAGAGCGGCCTCGTGTGGGGGATGCTCTTCACCCTGCTCTTCTGGATCTCGGAGTTCGTCATCGCGTCGCTGCTTCTCATAGGTCTCGGGCAGCCCGCGTATCTCATCGAGTCGTTCGTCGTCCAGCTCGTCATCGCCATCATCATGATGATCCCGCTCACCCCCGGCGGCTCGGGCGTTGCGGAGATCGGCGCCACGTCGCTCTACAGCCTCTTCGTCCCGTCGGCGATCGTGGGCGTCTTCGTCCTCCTCTGGCGGTTGATCTTCTACTACCTGAACATCCTCCTCGGTCTCCTTTCGAGTCTCGTCATTGTCCGGCGCGAGTTTCTCGCCCGCGCCAAAAAACAGCGGTGA
- a CDS encoding DUF357 domain-containing protein: MILDDYGALYGEALSLAGIAVPEETLLYRAAGEVLEMAIAYHGDGFAFLHSGDRVNALAAFAYGLGWLDAGSYLGLLEPSSTHPPQTVDACIPESQDYHLEEKTHRYRRMLDAALAAVEAAADEASPLHAGAGEFYSAARTWYAEGAEYLDAGDRVAALARFSYGYAWLDAGIRAGLFRITGDRGLFTV; the protein is encoded by the coding sequence ATGATCCTCGATGACTACGGCGCTCTCTACGGAGAGGCCCTTTCCCTGGCCGGGATTGCCGTCCCGGAGGAGACCCTCCTCTACCGGGCGGCCGGGGAGGTGCTCGAGATGGCTATCGCCTATCACGGCGACGGGTTTGCCTTTCTCCACTCGGGCGACCGGGTGAACGCCCTCGCCGCGTTTGCCTACGGGCTCGGCTGGCTCGACGCAGGTTCATACCTCGGGCTGCTCGAGCCTTCCAGTACCCACCCCCCACAGACGGTGGACGCGTGCATACCGGAATCGCAGGATTACCATCTCGAGGAGAAGACGCACCGCTACCGGCGGATGCTCGATGCGGCCCTCGCGGCGGTTGAAGCGGCGGCGGACGAGGCGAGCCCGCTTCATGCAGGAGCCGGGGAGTTCTATTCGGCGGCACGCACCTGGTATGCGGAAGGTGCGGAATACCTCGATGCGGGGGACCGTGTCGCCGCCCTCGCCCGGTTCAGTTACGGCTATGCCTGGCTCGATGCCGGCATCCGCGCGGGGCTGTTTCGGATAACCGGGGACCGGGGCCTCTTCACCGTCTAG
- a CDS encoding bifunctional nuclease family protein: MSVSEMGAAPTVVLDAGSDSTIPIYVGLWEAISISNALNSEMLPRPITHDLIVEMFRNFEIALDSLHIDSLEEGVFYAKLHLRQGSRTEIMDCRPSDGIAIALRYRAPIMIEDTVVETAAVKKDDLPRMVDLKEYL, translated from the coding sequence ATGTCGGTGAGCGAGATGGGAGCAGCGCCGACCGTTGTCCTGGATGCCGGGAGCGACAGCACGATACCCATCTACGTCGGACTCTGGGAAGCAATCTCGATCAGCAACGCGCTCAACAGCGAGATGCTCCCCCGCCCCATCACCCACGATCTCATCGTCGAGATGTTTCGGAACTTTGAGATCGCTCTCGATTCCCTGCACATCGATTCCCTGGAGGAGGGGGTCTTCTACGCGAAACTCCATCTCCGGCAGGGATCGCGAACGGAGATCATGGACTGCCGGCCGAGCGACGGGATAGCCATCGCTCTGCGCTACCGGGCGCCGATCATGATCGAGGATACGGTCGTGGAGACGGCGGCGGTAAAGAAGGATGATCTCCCGAGGATGGTCGACCTGAAGGAGTACCTCTGA
- the hisE gene encoding phosphoribosyl-ATP diphosphatase, giving the protein MRDWTILEEVWQVIQDRAEHPSAESYVSSVLTHRKGVDKSLEKVGEEAVEFILAAKNQVPERTVSEAADLLFHLLVALRASGTDVGDVLDELASRRK; this is encoded by the coding sequence ATGCGTGATTGGACCATCCTCGAAGAAGTCTGGCAGGTCATCCAGGACCGGGCAGAGCACCCGTCCGCCGAGAGTTATGTCAGTTCCGTCCTGACTCACCGGAAAGGAGTCGACAAGTCCCTCGAAAAGGTCGGCGAAGAGGCGGTCGAGTTCATCCTTGCCGCCAAGAACCAGGTTCCGGAAAGGACGGTCTCCGAAGCGGCCGATCTCCTCTTCCACCTGCTGGTGGCGCTCAGGGCATCCGGCACCGATGTCGGTGACGTGCTCGACGAACTCGCATCTCGCCGGAAGTAA
- a CDS encoding RAD55 family ATPase, with the protein MYTYETGIPMIDREYGGLRAASNVLLLAPPLSYAELLAYRIASPRSGEWAVGISTDERASDAVDAFRRFGAGRGRVGIIDAVTKSSVPTLRDTARAKFVTSPLDLTSMGIKFSRMVEDMWKEGVMADPPGPMPPPIRLCLHSVSTLLMYAQLEVTYRFLHVITNRVKKLEGIGIYILNSESFDERTVATIKQLMSTVIEVRAEDGGGTVPREFRILGVHGRTTPWIRYFYDDGTLTFDE; encoded by the coding sequence ATGTACACCTACGAAACCGGCATTCCGATGATCGACAGGGAGTACGGGGGCCTGCGGGCCGCATCAAATGTTCTCCTTCTGGCGCCTCCTCTCTCCTACGCGGAGCTCCTGGCATATCGGATAGCCTCTCCCCGGTCGGGGGAATGGGCTGTCGGCATCTCGACCGACGAGCGTGCTTCCGACGCCGTCGATGCGTTCCGCAGGTTTGGGGCCGGCAGGGGGCGGGTCGGGATCATCGACGCGGTCACGAAGAGTTCGGTGCCCACCCTGCGGGACACGGCGAGGGCTAAGTTTGTCACGAGCCCTCTCGACCTGACCAGCATGGGGATCAAGTTCTCCCGGATGGTGGAGGATATGTGGAAGGAAGGAGTGATGGCCGATCCTCCGGGCCCGATGCCTCCGCCGATCCGGCTCTGCCTCCACTCGGTCTCGACGCTTCTTATGTACGCACAGCTGGAGGTGACGTACCGGTTTCTCCATGTGATCACCAACAGGGTGAAGAAACTGGAGGGGATCGGGATCTACATCCTCAACAGCGAGTCGTTCGACGAGCGAACCGTCGCCACGATCAAACAGTTGATGAGTACGGTCATCGAGGTGCGGGCTGAAGACGGGGGAGGGACGGTGCCGCGGGAGTTCCGCATCCTCGGCGTCCATGGCAGGACGACCCCCTGGATCCGTTACTTCTACGATGATGGAACGCTGACATTTGATGAATGA